The proteins below come from a single Antennarius striatus isolate MH-2024 chromosome 18, ASM4005453v1, whole genome shotgun sequence genomic window:
- the tmem53 gene encoding transmembrane protein 53, translating to MADDEIDYNIVFPDAVVSDRHWRGTKEPVVVLLGWAGCKDKHLSKYSSIYNEQGCVTIRYTAPLKTVFISESFGYKEMKSTALKLLEILYDYEVENSPIFFHTFSNGGFMLYRYIVELLHSDKQFSSLRVIGAVVDSAPGSGNVRGALRALTATLGPKISPVLRYVLLALFAVTVFLLRVVLYPLTKYIHKNHYDAVKDRPPTWPHFFLYSRADQVIRHRDVEIFMKTLKQKGVAVDSFDFASTAHVSHFRDFPEQYASKCRNFLVACMEDLKGSKLKKRQKVLSQ from the exons ATGGCGGACGATGAAATCGACTACAACATCGTGTTTCCGGACGCGGTGGTGTCAG ACAGGCACTGGCGGGGGACGAAGGAGCCGGTTGTGGTTCTTTTGGGCTGGGCTGGCTGCAAAGACAAGCACCTGTCCAAATACAGCTCCATCTACAACGAGCAG gGATGTGTCACCATCCGCTACACGGCCCCCCTGAAGACGGTCTTCATCTCAGAGTCTTTCGGCTACAAGGAGATGAAAAGCACGGCCCTCAAGCTGCTGGAGATCCTCTACGATTACGAGGTGGAGAACAGCCCCATCTTTTTCCACACGTTCAGCAACGGAGGCTTCATGCTGTACCGTTACATCGTGGAGCTGCTGCACAGCGACAAGCAGTTCAGTTCCCTGCGTGTGATCGGGGCGGTTGTGGACAGCGCCCCGGGTAGCGGGAACGTTCGTGGGGCCCTGCGTGCGCTGACGGCCACCCTGGGTCCCAAAATAAGTCCGGTTCTTCGATACGTCCTCTTGGCGCTTTTTGCAGTGACTGTTTTCTTGTTGCGAGTCGTGCTCTACCCGTTGACCAAGTACATCCACAAGAACCACTATGACGCCGTGAAGGACAGACCGCCCACCTGGCCGCATTTCTTCCTCTACTCCAGAGCTGATCAGGTGATCAGGCACCGGGACGTGGAAATCTTTATGAAGACCCTGAAGCAGAAAGGCGTCGCTGTGGACAGCTTCGACTTCGCCTCCACCGCCCACGTTTCTCATTTCCGGGATTTTCCGGAGCAGTATGCTTCCAAGTGTCGCAATTTCCTGGTTGCTTGTATGGAGGACTTGAAAGGGTCCAAGctgaagaagagacagaaggtTCTGTCTCAGTGA
- the dis3l2 gene encoding DIS3-like exonuclease 2, with translation MDPPRVSKKAQQNQESKRRQNQNQSSASLLVSHPKSPSSSGSKSKRKSLPKNPKGTSTSPESKVMKLQQLRGGSSADKSTSKAGGVKKQLFESYMSPEEVSNGLKRGELIQGQLRINPKNYHDAYISSPNDEWDIFLDGVVPRNRALNGDIVAVQVLPRKEWKVVRSDTECEGCSKLEVQKENPVQKIAYSPKPQLIHNKVYTTLETSLTDTGDPLEGPSAPNHEKLQRTAKVVHIIKKKHSRVVMGFLKFLPGKPFAMFSPRDHRVPRINIPLYDCPKDFNFLSGNYTSTMFMCQITDWASNSNFAEGRLIKTIGDAGDIESETEGILIENDVDFSNFSDEVLDCLPKNLPWTIPDEEMRRRKDLRKECIFTIDSATARDLDDALSCKRLPDGNFEVGVHIADVSYFVEEDNALDAIASQRATSVYLVQKMVPMLPHLLCEELCSLNPLTDRLTFSIIWKLTPEGKILSEWFGRSVIRSCAKLSYDHTQSMIEAPGKMFSARELPLIDLEHPIDEIHQAVLNLHSIAKNLRAQRFSQGALRLDQLKMSFTLDEETMMPQECHLYQYRDSNKLVEEFMLLANMAAAQRIYDCFPKQALLRCHPPPKAKMVDELRELFDQLGLAIDLSSAGALHKSLHFAVGDDKYSSVRNEVLTHMCVKPMQMALYLCSGSYEQEQHFKHYSLNVPLYTHFTSPIRRYADIIVHRLLVSSLNYGPNFRLSTEEVQKQALLCNEKKSMSKRVQELSSELFFGVFVKECCPLESEAMVMWVLDESFDVMLLRYRVQKRIYCKSIVGLKSFHYRKVGMKSELTLVWNPENPEDPPVEQVITVFTLVDVQLRTNTVGLKYSAVLQRPDKSESSQ, from the exons ATGGATCCACCCCGCGTGTCCAAAAAGGCTCAGCAGAATCAAGAATCGAAACGcagacagaaccagaaccagtccAGCGCCAGTCTGCTTGTTTCCCATCCCAAGTCCCCGTCTTCCTCGGGTTCCAAGTCCAAGAGAAAAAGCTTGCCAAAGAACCCAAAAGGGACTTCAACATCCCCGGAGTCTAAAGTcatgaagctgcagcagctcagag GTGGCAGTTCTGCTGACAAGAGTACAAGCAAAGCAGGAGGAGTGAAGAAACAACTGTTTGAGTCATACATGAGTCCTGAAGAGGTTTCCAACGGCCTTAAACGAGGAGAACTCATTCAG GGGCAACTCAGGATCAACCCCAAGAACTACCACGACGCTTACATCTCATCCCCT AATGATGAATGGGATATTTTTCTGGATGGTGTCGTTCCTCGTAACAGAGCTCTGAACGGCGACATTGTGGCAGTGCAGGTCCTCCCCCGGAAGGAGTGGAAG GTTGTGAGGTCCGATACCGAATGTGAGGGCTGCAGCAAGTTGGAAGTCCAGAAAGAAAACCCGGTGCAGAAGATAGCATACAGTCCGAAGCCTCAGCTCATTCACAACAAAGTCTACACAACACTTGAGACTTCCCTCACTGACACAG GGGATCCTCTGGAAGGCCCCTCAGCACCCAACCATGAAAAACTCCAAAGGACTGCCAAA GTGGTTCACATAATCAAGAAAAAGCACTCCAGAGTCGTCATGGGCTTCCTGAAGTTCCTTCCAGGGAAGCCGTTTGCCATGTTCTCCCCCAGAGACCACCGGGTGCCACGAATCAATATTCCCCTCTATGACTGTCCGAAAGACTTCAATTTTTTGTCGGGCAACTACACCAGTACTATGTTCATGTGCCAGATCACGGACTGGGCATCCAATAGCAACTTTGCAGAGGG ACGACTCATAAAAACTATTGGAGATGCTGGAGACATTGAGTCTGAGACAGAGGGCATCCTGATCGAGAATGATGTGGATTTCTCCAACTTCTCAGATGAGGTGTTGGATTGCCTGCCCAAGAACTTGCCATGGACCATCCCagatgaggagatgaggaggaggaaggatctTAG GAAGGAGTGTATCTTTACAATTGACTCAGCTACAGCCAGAGACCTGGATGATGCTCTGTCCTGTAAACGCCTCCCAGATG GTAACTTTGAGGTGGGGGTCCACATTGCTGACGTGAGTTACTTTGTGGAGGAGGACAATGCCCTGGATGCAATTGCCAGCCAGAGAGCAACCAGCGTGTACCTGGTCCAGAAG ATGGTACCCATGttgcctcacctgctgtgtgaAGAGCTCTGCAGTCTAAACCCTCTCACCGACCGACTTACCTTTTCTATCATCTGGAAGCTCACTCCTGAGGGGAAG ATCCTGAGCGAATGGTTTGGCCGCTCGGTCATCCGATCCTGCGCGAAGCTGAGTTATGACCACACTCAGAGTATGATCGAAGCTCCAGGGAAGATGTTCTCAGCTAGGGAACTCCCGCTCATTGACCTGGAGCACCCCATAGATGAGATCCACCAGGCTGTGCTCAACCTGCACTCCATCGCCAAGAACCTGCGGGCCCAGCGCTTCTCGCAGGGGGCCCTCAGACTAGATCAG TTAAAGATGTCTTTCACGCTGGATGAAGAGACCATGATGCCTCAAGAGTGCCACCTTTACCAGTACAGGGACAGCAACAA GCTGGTGGAGGAGTTCATGCTACTGGCCAACATGGCTGCCGCCCAACGGATCTACGACTGCTTCCCCAAACAGGCCCTGCTCCGGTGCCACCCGCCGCCCAAGGCCAAAATGGTGGATGAGCTGCGGGAGCTGTTTGACCAGCTGGGCCTGGCCATTGACCTGTCATCCGCCGGAGCTCTGCAT AAGAGCCTCCATTTTGCTGTGGGTGATGACAAATATTCTTCTGTGAGAAATGAAGTCCTGACCCACATGTGTGTCAAACCTATGCAG ATGGCACTGTACCTCTGCTCTGGTTCCTATGAGCAGGAGCAGCATTTCAAACACTACTCCCTCAACGTGCCGCTCTACACTCACTTCACATCCCCCATCAGACGATATGCTGACATCATCGTCCACCGGTTACTTGTTTCTTCTCTGA ATTATGGCCCCAATTTTAGACTGTCAACAGAGGAAGTTCAGAAACAGGCTTTGCTCTGTAATGAAAAGAAGTCCATGTCCAAGAGGGTGCAGGAACTCAGCAGCGAGCTCTTCTTTGGCGTGTTTGTGAAG GAGTGCTGCCCCCTGGAGTCCGAGGCCATGGTGATGTGGGTGCTGGATGAGTCCTTTGACGTGATGCTGCTCAGATATCGAGTACAGAAACGCATCTACTGCAAG TCGATCGTGGGTCTGAAGTCGTTCCATTATCGGAAGGTGGGGATGAAGTCTGAGCTGACTCTGGTCTGGaatccggagaacccggaggatCCACCAGTGGAGCAG GTCATTACTGTGTTCACGCTGGTAGACGTGCAGCTCAGAACCAACACAGTTGGCCTGAAATACAGCGCAGTGCTCCAGAGGCCCGACAAATCAGAATCATCGCAATGA